A portion of the Haemorhous mexicanus isolate bHaeMex1 chromosome 3, bHaeMex1.pri, whole genome shotgun sequence genome contains these proteins:
- the RMND1 gene encoding required for meiotic nuclear division protein 1 homolog isoform X2 encodes MRLKLLHLQMRSFHALTTICQCQSFNKTGCLLLKLDNEVERAAHRTAKSWDLSALKPTFPWLTSQCVQVRNQHFLQGFLSTLERNVYYQSGKGFFSSWRRLGVTKENYRLNTEWIKKLSNTSSRFYAVVSAGKTVPKASNQPVKRPPKAPRTKQPSRTNLPLSDMENLMQCTAFATADEYHLGNLCHDLTSHGYVEITSLPRDAANVLVVSTEKSAKEDDPGMIFFFRGQSKLHKGQILLNSELDSDEVVLQKFAFSNALCLSVKLAIWESLLDNFVESIQSIPEILKSRRKVKLSHADVMQKIGELFALRHRINLSSDLLITPDFYWDREKLEELYDKTCQFLNINRRVKVMNEKLQHCMELTDLMRNHLNEKHALRLEWMIVILITIEVLFELARVVF; translated from the exons atgagaCTGAAACTTCTGCACCTTCAGATGAGATCTTTCCACGCTTTAACAACGATATGCCAATGCCAAAGCTTTAACAAAACTGGATGTCTACTGTTAAAGCTGGATAATGAAGTTGAAAGAGCAGCTCACAGAACAGCAAAGTCTTGGGATTTGTCTGCACTGAAACCTACCTTCCCTTGGTTGACAAGTCAATGTGTGCAAGTCAGGAATCAGCATTTTCTCCAAGGATTTCTGTCCACTTTGGAAAGAAATGTTTATTATCAGAGTGGGAAGGGTTTTTTCTCATCCTGGAGACGTTTGGGGGTGACGAAGGAAAACTACAGGCTTAATACAGAGTGGATCAAAAAGCTTAGCAACACATCATCAAGATTTTATGCAGTCGTATCAGCTGGTaaaactgtccccaaagccagtAACCAGCCAGTTAAGAGGCCACCAAAGGCACCGAGGACCAAGCAGCCATCCAGAACAAACCTGCCACTCTCAGACATGGAG AATCTGATGCAGTGCACAGCCTTTGCAACAGCAGATGAATATCATCTTGGTAATCTCTGTCATGACCTGACTTCACATGGATATGTTGAAATAACAAGTTTGCCTAGAG ATGCTGCAAATGTTTTGGTGGTCAGTACTGAGAAATCTGCAAAAGAAGATGACCCCggcatgatttttttcttcag AGGTCAGTCAAAGCTCCATAAAGGACAAATCTTGTTAAATTCTGAGCTGGATAGTGATGAAGTTGTTCTGCAGAAATTTGCCTTTTCAAATGCTCTTTGTCTTTCTG TGAAGCTAGCTATTTGGGAATCATTACTGGATAACTTTGTGGAATCTATCCAGTCAATTCCTGAG ATTCTAAAGTCACGAAGGAAGGTAAAACTCTCTCATGCTGATGTGATGCAGAAAATTGGAGAACTCTTCGCACTAAG ACACCGTATAAATCTGAGCTCAGACCTGCTAATAACACCTGACTTCTATTGGGATAGAGAAAAACTGGAAGAGCTTTATGACAAGACTTGCCAGTTTCTCAACATTAATCGCAGAGTTAAG GTGATGAATGAAAAGCTCCAGCACTGCATGGAGCTGACAGACCTAATGCGAAATCACCTGAACGAAAAGCACGCGCTGCGCCTTGAGTGGATGATAGTAATACTAATCACCATAGAG GTTCTGTTTGAACTTGCAAGGGTAGTTTTCTGA
- the RMND1 gene encoding required for meiotic nuclear division protein 1 homolog isoform X1 gives MRLKLLHLQMRSFHALTTICQCQSFNKTGCLLLKLDNEVERAAHRTAKSWDLSALKPTFPWLTSQCVQVRNQHFLQGFLSTLERNVYYQSGKGFFSSWRRLGVTKENYRLNTEWIKKLSNTSSRFYAVVSAGKTVPKASNQPVKRPPKAPRTKQPSRTNLPLSDMENLMQCTAFATADEYHLGNLCHDLTSHGYVEITSLPRDAANVLVVSTEKSAKEDDPGMIFFFREGAVVFWNVEEKSMKNIMRVLEQHEIQPYEVALVHWENEELNYRIGEGQSKLHKGQILLNSELDSDEVVLQKFAFSNALCLSVKLAIWESLLDNFVESIQSIPEILKSRRKVKLSHADVMQKIGELFALRHRINLSSDLLITPDFYWDREKLEELYDKTCQFLNINRRVKVMNEKLQHCMELTDLMRNHLNEKHALRLEWMIVILITIEVLFELARVVF, from the exons atgagaCTGAAACTTCTGCACCTTCAGATGAGATCTTTCCACGCTTTAACAACGATATGCCAATGCCAAAGCTTTAACAAAACTGGATGTCTACTGTTAAAGCTGGATAATGAAGTTGAAAGAGCAGCTCACAGAACAGCAAAGTCTTGGGATTTGTCTGCACTGAAACCTACCTTCCCTTGGTTGACAAGTCAATGTGTGCAAGTCAGGAATCAGCATTTTCTCCAAGGATTTCTGTCCACTTTGGAAAGAAATGTTTATTATCAGAGTGGGAAGGGTTTTTTCTCATCCTGGAGACGTTTGGGGGTGACGAAGGAAAACTACAGGCTTAATACAGAGTGGATCAAAAAGCTTAGCAACACATCATCAAGATTTTATGCAGTCGTATCAGCTGGTaaaactgtccccaaagccagtAACCAGCCAGTTAAGAGGCCACCAAAGGCACCGAGGACCAAGCAGCCATCCAGAACAAACCTGCCACTCTCAGACATGGAG AATCTGATGCAGTGCACAGCCTTTGCAACAGCAGATGAATATCATCTTGGTAATCTCTGTCATGACCTGACTTCACATGGATATGTTGAAATAACAAGTTTGCCTAGAG ATGCTGCAAATGTTTTGGTGGTCAGTACTGAGAAATCTGCAAAAGAAGATGACCCCggcatgatttttttcttcag GGAAGGGGCTGTTGTATTTTGGAATGTGGAAGAGAAAAGT ATGAAGAATATCATGCGAGTGCTAGAGCAGCATGAAATTCAGCCATACGAAGTTGCACTGGTCCATTGGGAGAATGAAGAGCTGAACTATAGAATAGGAGA AGGTCAGTCAAAGCTCCATAAAGGACAAATCTTGTTAAATTCTGAGCTGGATAGTGATGAAGTTGTTCTGCAGAAATTTGCCTTTTCAAATGCTCTTTGTCTTTCTG TGAAGCTAGCTATTTGGGAATCATTACTGGATAACTTTGTGGAATCTATCCAGTCAATTCCTGAG ATTCTAAAGTCACGAAGGAAGGTAAAACTCTCTCATGCTGATGTGATGCAGAAAATTGGAGAACTCTTCGCACTAAG ACACCGTATAAATCTGAGCTCAGACCTGCTAATAACACCTGACTTCTATTGGGATAGAGAAAAACTGGAAGAGCTTTATGACAAGACTTGCCAGTTTCTCAACATTAATCGCAGAGTTAAG GTGATGAATGAAAAGCTCCAGCACTGCATGGAGCTGACAGACCTAATGCGAAATCACCTGAACGAAAAGCACGCGCTGCGCCTTGAGTGGATGATAGTAATACTAATCACCATAGAG GTTCTGTTTGAACTTGCAAGGGTAGTTTTCTGA
- the RMND1 gene encoding required for meiotic nuclear division protein 1 homolog isoform X3: MRLKLLHLQMRSFHALTTICQCQSFNKTGCLLLKLDNEVERAAHRTAKSWDLSALKPTFPWLTSQCVQVRNQHFLQGFLSTLERNVYYQSGKGFFSSWRRLGVTKENYRLNTEWIKKLSNTSSRFYAVVSAGKTVPKASNQPVKRPPKAPRTKQPSRTNLPLSDMENLMQCTAFATADEYHLGNLCHDLTSHGYVEITSLPRDAANVLVVSTEKSAKEDDPGMIFFFREGAVVFWNVEEKSMKNIMRVLEQHEIQPYEVALVHWENEELNYRIGEGQSKLHKGQILLNSELDSDEVVLQKFAFSNALCLSVKLAIWESLLDNFVESIQSIPEILKSRRKVKLSHADVMQKIGELFALRGSLNYSTTHSF, encoded by the exons atgagaCTGAAACTTCTGCACCTTCAGATGAGATCTTTCCACGCTTTAACAACGATATGCCAATGCCAAAGCTTTAACAAAACTGGATGTCTACTGTTAAAGCTGGATAATGAAGTTGAAAGAGCAGCTCACAGAACAGCAAAGTCTTGGGATTTGTCTGCACTGAAACCTACCTTCCCTTGGTTGACAAGTCAATGTGTGCAAGTCAGGAATCAGCATTTTCTCCAAGGATTTCTGTCCACTTTGGAAAGAAATGTTTATTATCAGAGTGGGAAGGGTTTTTTCTCATCCTGGAGACGTTTGGGGGTGACGAAGGAAAACTACAGGCTTAATACAGAGTGGATCAAAAAGCTTAGCAACACATCATCAAGATTTTATGCAGTCGTATCAGCTGGTaaaactgtccccaaagccagtAACCAGCCAGTTAAGAGGCCACCAAAGGCACCGAGGACCAAGCAGCCATCCAGAACAAACCTGCCACTCTCAGACATGGAG AATCTGATGCAGTGCACAGCCTTTGCAACAGCAGATGAATATCATCTTGGTAATCTCTGTCATGACCTGACTTCACATGGATATGTTGAAATAACAAGTTTGCCTAGAG ATGCTGCAAATGTTTTGGTGGTCAGTACTGAGAAATCTGCAAAAGAAGATGACCCCggcatgatttttttcttcag GGAAGGGGCTGTTGTATTTTGGAATGTGGAAGAGAAAAGT ATGAAGAATATCATGCGAGTGCTAGAGCAGCATGAAATTCAGCCATACGAAGTTGCACTGGTCCATTGGGAGAATGAAGAGCTGAACTATAGAATAGGAGA AGGTCAGTCAAAGCTCCATAAAGGACAAATCTTGTTAAATTCTGAGCTGGATAGTGATGAAGTTGTTCTGCAGAAATTTGCCTTTTCAAATGCTCTTTGTCTTTCTG TGAAGCTAGCTATTTGGGAATCATTACTGGATAACTTTGTGGAATCTATCCAGTCAATTCCTGAG ATTCTAAAGTCACGAAGGAAGGTAAAACTCTCTCATGCTGATGTGATGCAGAAAATTGGAGAACTCTTCGCACTAAG AGGAAGCCTGAACTACAGTACTACCCATTCTTTTTAG
- the RMND1 gene encoding required for meiotic nuclear division protein 1 homolog isoform X4, which translates to MQCTAFATADEYHLGNLCHDLTSHGYVEITSLPRDAANVLVVSTEKSAKEDDPGMIFFFREGAVVFWNVEEKSMKNIMRVLEQHEIQPYEVALVHWENEELNYRIGEGQSKLHKGQILLNSELDSDEVVLQKFAFSNALCLSVKLAIWESLLDNFVESIQSIPEILKSRRKVKLSHADVMQKIGELFALRHRINLSSDLLITPDFYWDREKLEELYDKTCQFLNINRRVKVMNEKLQHCMELTDLMRNHLNEKHALRLEWMIVILITIEVLFELARVVF; encoded by the exons ATGCAGTGCACAGCCTTTGCAACAGCAGATGAATATCATCTTGGTAATCTCTGTCATGACCTGACTTCACATGGATATGTTGAAATAACAAGTTTGCCTAGAG ATGCTGCAAATGTTTTGGTGGTCAGTACTGAGAAATCTGCAAAAGAAGATGACCCCggcatgatttttttcttcag GGAAGGGGCTGTTGTATTTTGGAATGTGGAAGAGAAAAGT ATGAAGAATATCATGCGAGTGCTAGAGCAGCATGAAATTCAGCCATACGAAGTTGCACTGGTCCATTGGGAGAATGAAGAGCTGAACTATAGAATAGGAGA AGGTCAGTCAAAGCTCCATAAAGGACAAATCTTGTTAAATTCTGAGCTGGATAGTGATGAAGTTGTTCTGCAGAAATTTGCCTTTTCAAATGCTCTTTGTCTTTCTG TGAAGCTAGCTATTTGGGAATCATTACTGGATAACTTTGTGGAATCTATCCAGTCAATTCCTGAG ATTCTAAAGTCACGAAGGAAGGTAAAACTCTCTCATGCTGATGTGATGCAGAAAATTGGAGAACTCTTCGCACTAAG ACACCGTATAAATCTGAGCTCAGACCTGCTAATAACACCTGACTTCTATTGGGATAGAGAAAAACTGGAAGAGCTTTATGACAAGACTTGCCAGTTTCTCAACATTAATCGCAGAGTTAAG GTGATGAATGAAAAGCTCCAGCACTGCATGGAGCTGACAGACCTAATGCGAAATCACCTGAACGAAAAGCACGCGCTGCGCCTTGAGTGGATGATAGTAATACTAATCACCATAGAG GTTCTGTTTGAACTTGCAAGGGTAGTTTTCTGA